TTGGTCCGCAGCGAAAACCTGGCGGACACCTGTGGTCGTCCGGCTTTAGGCCGGAGTGGTTAAAATCGCGTTGTCAGCCGATCACCGAAAGCGCGCTCGCGCGACCCAGCTCGTCGGTTCCGATCACCCACAGGGCGCCGAAAGCGATCGCCACACCATAGGGAATGGCGATCCGGTCGCGCCGGCGGCGGGTGATGTGCCAGGCGCCGAAGAGGAGAGTGAGCACTCCGCCGGCCAGCGCCATGACGACAATGAGTTTCATGAAAGCGGCGGGCGGCACCCAGAGCGCCAGCGCGGTCAGCAGCTTGACGTCTCCGCCGCCCATCATGCGTACGGCGAACAGCGCTGCGCAGACGGCAAAGGTCGCCAGGGCAATGCCGAATTGCTGAGCGACGCCGGGCCACAGATCGAGGCCGCTCGCCCACCAGAAGGCGGGCGCGGCCAGAGCGATCGCAGCGTTCAGCCAGTTGGCGATGCGGCGGCTTTTCAAGTCGGTAAAGCTCGCGAACAGCAGCGCGATTGTCAGCGCTCCGAGCAGTCCGTAATAAGCATATTCCTGCAGCATCAGGCCCCCGAAGGTTCTCTTCGACTGCAGTGTTACGAAATATGGCTTACCAAAGAGTAACCAAGAGCTGGAGGGCGTCATTAGCCAAACCGCCGATGCTGACCGCGAGACCGGTGCGGGCGCCGTGAAGGGGAGCGCTGTCGATCGTCGGGCGATCCCCCCTGTCGCGCGCGAGAGCGAATGGATGGCGGCGGACGGGCACCGGATCCGGCGGATCGACTGGCCGGGCGGGGCGCAGGCCGTCCGTGGTTCAATCCTGTTCTTCCCGGGGCGTGGGGACAATTACGAGAAATACCTCGAAACGCTGGAGGAATGGCACCGCGAGGGCTGGCGGGTGACCGCGGCCGACTGGCGCGGGCAGGCGGGTTCGGGGCGGCTCGGCGCGGATGCGACCACGGGCCATGTCGACGACTTCGCGATATGGGTAGAGGATCTCGCCGCGTTCTGGCGCGGCTGGAAAGCCGTAACCCCCGGTCCGCATGTGCTGGCGGGACATTCCATGGGCGGGCACCTGGTCATGCGAGCGGTCGTCGAGGAGAGGGTCGATCCCGACGCGCTGGTGCTGTCCGCGCCAATGCTCGGCATGGCCGGGCCGCCGCTCCCGCTGCCGGTGCTGAGCTGGATCGCGCGCCTGATGACTGTGATCGGTGCGCCGACCCGGCCCGCCTGGAAATGGAGCGAGAAGCCGGGCGAAATGCCGACCGACCGCCAGCAATTGCTGACCCACGATCCTGATCGCTATGCGGATGAAGTGTGGTGGCGGAAGGAGCGGCCCGAGCTGGTGATGGGGCCGGGCAGCTGGAAATGGGTCGAGCGCGCTTACGCTTCCAGCCGGGCGATCTTCGCGAGAGGAGGACTGGAGCAGGTCGGAGTACCGGTGCTTATCGTCGCCACCCGCCGCGACCGTCTGGTGAGCCACGCCGCGATCGAGAAAGCCTGCGCGCGCTTGCCCGAATGCGAGTCGGTGGATTTCGGCAGCGACGCCCATCACGAAATCCTTCGCGAAACTGATGCGGTGCGTGGGCGGGCGATGGCGGCGATCGCGGATTTCCTCGATCGCAAGGCGCCAGCCGCGCGATGAAAATCCACGATTTCGCAGTGATCGGAGCCGGCATGGCCGGGGCGAGCCTCGCCGCCGAACTGGCAGACAGCGCCAGCGTGCTTCTGCTCGAGGCCGAAGACGCACCGGGATATCATGCGACGGGTCGCTCGGCCGCGTTCTGGGAAGAATGCTATGGCGGGCCGGACATCGTTCCGCTCACGCTTGCATCCGGCCCCTACCTCGCCGAACACGATTTCCTGAACCGGCGCGGCGCACTCTACGTCGCGCGAGACGAGGACATATCCGCGCTCGACGAATTCATGAACAGTTTCGCCGATACCGGCGTCAATATCGTGCATTGGGGGGGCGAATCGGTGAAGCGGCGGCTTCCCGGCGTTCAATTGCAGTGGACCGCGGCCGCTTGGGAACCGGCCTGCGCCGATATCGACGTGGCCGCGCTCCACGCTCACTACCTGAGGCTTGGACGATCGCGGGGCGTGCGCTTGCAAACCCGCGCGGGGGTTGTCGGGCTCGATCGTACAGACGGTGTCTGGCACATCCAGACAGCGGACGGGCAGCATCATCGCGCCACCTGTATCGTGAACGCAGCCGGTGCGTGGGCCGACCGTGTCGCCGTTCTGGCAGGAGCGAAGCCGATCGGCATCGCGCCCCTGCGCCGGACCGTGGTGCAGTTGCGGACCGATCCGGCGCCGCCCGCCGACATGCCCCTCGTTCTCGATGTGAACGGACGGTTCTACTTCAAGCCGGATGCCGGCAGGCTGTGGCTCAGCCCGCAGGACGAGGTGCCGAGCGAGCCCGGTGATGCGGCGCCCGAGGAACTGGCCGTTGCCGAGGCGATCGCCTTGCTCGAAGAGGTCGTCGACTGGCGCATCGAGGCGGTCGAGCGCCGCTGGGCGGGGCTGCGCAGCTTCGCGCCGGATCGCAGGCCCGTCTACGGTTTCGACCCGCAAGCGGAAGGCTTTGCCTGGTTCGCAGGCCAGGGCGGCTTCGGCATCCAGACCGCACCCGCTGCCGCCCGGTTGGGGTCGCAATTGCTGCTCGGCAATGCGCGGGATGCGATGACGGCGGAGTTGGACGCCGCGCTTTATGCGCCGAGCCGGTTCGTCTGATCCCGCTCAGGCGGCGCGTGCCTGCTCCGCCGCATCGCTCGCCAGCCGGTCAACCCGCTCGTTTTCCGCATGGCCGGAATGTCCGCGGACCCAGTGCCATTCGATCCGGTGCCGCTCGGTCTGCGCGATCAGTTCGTGCCACAGATCGGCGTTGCGGACGGGCTTCTTGCTCGCGTTGACCCAGCCGCGCTTCTTCCAGCCTTCGACCCAGCGAGTGATCCCGTCGATCAGATATTTGCTGTCGGTGAAGAGATCGACCTCGCACGGCTCGATCAGCGCCTCCAGCGCCCGAATCGCCGCGGTCATCTCCATGCGATTGTTCGTCGTCGCGGGATCGCCGCCCGACAATTCCTTCTCGTGACGGCCAAGGCGCAGCAGCGCGCCCCAGCCGCCGGGACCGGGATTGCCCTTGCACGCCCCGTCGGTAAAGATTTCGACCCGCTTCATGCGAAGGCGCCTTGGCCCGCATCGCGGTAGAATTCCAGTCGCCTTGCGAATTCCATCGGATCCTTGCGACGCACCAGCGCATCGCCGGGTGTGTCGAACCAGTCCTCGGTGCGGCTGGCGACGAAGCGGAGGCACCCGGCCTGCGCGAGCAAGGGCAGGGCGGCGCGCTCCTCGGCGGAGAGCGGACGGACCGATTCGTAACCGGCGACAAGCGCCCGCCCGACGGCGGCATCGATCGTCTCGCCGCGCGGATCGAATGCCCAGGCGGCATGGGTGACGGCCAGATCGTAGGCCATGGCGCCGTTGGCAGCGAAGTAGAAGTCGATGAGGCCGCTGACCTCGTCCCCCAGCATCAGGACGTTGTCGGGGAAAAGGTCCGAATGGATGATCGATTCGGGCAGGCCTCCGAGCATCTGGCGGGCGATGTCGGAGGCGCGGGCGGCGGTGGCCGGAAGGTCCGGGTCGATTCCGGCAAGGCGCGACTCGGAAAAGCGCGCGAGGATGCCGGCCGAATTCTCCGCCGTCAGCGGGTTTTGCCGCGTGTGCGGATAGCGCGTTCCGGCAAGGTGGACGCGCGCCAGCGCCCGCCCGGCCGAATGCGCCTGCGCCGGGCTTGGCTCCGAGGGCGAGACGCCGGGAAGGAACTCGATCAGCGCGACCGCCTTGCCCTCGACTTCCCGGCAGGCAGCGCCGTCGCGATCATGAATCGTCGCGGGCACCGCGCAGCCTTCCGCCGCGAGATGGTCGAGCAGGCCGAGGAAGAAGGGCAGGTCCGTGACGTCGATCCGGCGTTCGTACATTGTCAGCACGTAGCGCGCGCCCGTGCCATCGCGGCCAGTGGTCTCGATCAGCCAGTTGCTGTTGGAAATGCCTTCCGCGATGCCCTTGGCCGAGACGAGTTCCCCGACATCGTAGGAGGCGATGAGCTCCGCCAGCCGCTCGCTGCCGAGATGGGTGTAGACCGCCACCTGAGCCGGCCCGTCACTCGGTAAGCTGGCGCGGCAGTTTGAAGACCATCTTCTCCTCGGCGGCGGTGATCGTCCGCTCCTCGACCTCGCGCCATTCGGAAAGTCTGGCGACCACTTCGCGCACCAGCTTTTCCGGAGCCGAGGCGCCTGCGGTCAGTCCGACCGTTCCGACGCCGACCAGCCACTCGGGATCGATATCGCTCGCCCGCTGGATCAGCCGCGCATCAGTGCCCAGCCGCTCCGCCACCTCGACGAGCCGCACCGAGTTGGAGGAATTGGGCGCGCCGATCACCAGCACCAGATCGCTCGCCGGAGCGATCTGCTTGACCGCCGCCTGGCGGTTGGAGGTAGCGTAGCAGATGTCTTCCGCCTTGGGCCCGAGGATCTGGGGGAAACGGCGTTCCAGCGCCGCCACGATCTCGGCCGTATCGTCGACTGAAAGCGTGGTCTGCGTGAGGTAGGACAGCGCATCTTCCGGTCCGAAATCGAGCTTCGCGACATCGTCGATGGTCTCGACCAGCGTCATGCTGCCTTCCGGCACCTGGCCCATCGTGCCGATGACTTCGGGATGACCCGCATGGCCGATGAAGATGATGTGCTGGTTCTTCTCGATCTGGCGTTCGGCCTGGCGGTGCACCTTGCTCACCAGCGGGCAGGTGGCATCGACATAGAGGAGCTTGCGCCGCTGCGCCTCGGCCGGGACCGATTTGGGGACGCCGTGAGCGCTGAAGACCACCGGCGCGTCGTCGGGCACTTCGTCCAGTTCCTCGACGAAGACTGCGCCTTTGGCCTTCAGCCCTTCGACCACATAGCGATTATGGACAATCTCGTGCCGGACATAGACCGGCGCGCCGTATTTCTCGAGCGCGCGCTCGACAATCTCGATCGCCCGGTCGACTCCGGCGCAGAAACCGCGCGGGGCTGCGATCAGCAGGGTGAGAGCGGGGCGGTCGGTGTTGCCGGACCGGCTGCCGGACAACGACGCGCCGTTCGATTGTCCCGACGATTGAAAGGGGGCGTTCATACCCCGCCCCCTAGCGCTTTGCCGCGCGTCAAGCTAGGGCGCGCGAGGACACGACAAGCCAGGGAATGTTTCCGCGAATGCGCAGCCGACGTTTAGCAGCCAGCACTTTCACTCTCGCCGCTGCGGCCGCGGCGCTGGCAGGATGCGCGCGCGAGGGCGAGCTCGTGATCAATGACGGTGTGGGAATCACCGCGGTTCGCAGCGCCTGCCCGGCGGTCGGCATTCCCGACTACACTGGCGATATCACCACTTTTCGCGCGCCCGCTTCGCGGACCGCCGCCGATCTGGATGTGACGGCCGCGATCACCAATCTGCGCTCGACCTGCAACGATTCCGGCGAACGCATCTATGCCGAGGCGACATTCGACGTGGTCGCCCGGCGGACTGACGTCAGCGGGCCGCGACAGATCGAACTGCCCTATTTCGCCACCGTCCTGCGGGGCGGCAGCTCGGTCGTCACCAAGCGGATCGGGACGGTCACCTTGAATTTCGCCGACGGGCAGGAGCGCGCCAGCGCCACCGGCAAGGCCGGGGCCTTCGTCAATCAGGCCGAGGCGACGCTCCCCGAAGATATCCGCCAGCAGATCACGCGTCGCCGCCGGGCGGGCGATGCCGATGCGGCGATCGATCCGCTGACCGATCCGGCGGTGCGCGCCGCGATCCAGCGCGCGACCTTCGAACTGCTGGTCGGCTTCCAGCTCAGCGAGGAACAACTGGCCTACAACGCCACCCGCTGAGCCTGCCCGCTATTGGCTAGCGCCGCGCCGTGGGCTAGGCGCGCCCGGCAATGACACGACCCAAAACGCTTCACGCCGCTTTCGCCGAGAAGGTCGGCGCCACCCTCGACGCGCTTGAAATGGAAGGCGCGCTGCCGGCCGATACGCCGCGCGCGGCCGTTTCGGTGGAGCCGCCGCGCGATCCCTCGCATGGCGACCTCGCCACCAACGCCGCGATGGTGCTGGCCAAGCAGGCCCGCACCAACCCGCGCGCCTTGGCGGAAAAGATCGCCGCGCATCTCGAAAACGATCCGGATATCGTGGGCGTCGAGATCGCCGGGCCGGGCTTCATCAATCTCCGCCTTTCGGACGAGGCCTGGCGGCGCGAATTGCTGGCGATCGCAGACCTCGGCGAAGAATACGGGCGCTCCGCAATGGGTGGCGGCAAGCGGGTGAACGTCGAGTTCGTCTCCGCCAATCCGACCGGCCCGATGCATATGGGCCATTGCCGCGGCGCGGTGGTGGGCGATGCCCTGTCGCGCCTGCTCGAATTCGCCGGCTTCGAGGTGATCCGCGAATATTACGTCAACGATGCCGGCAGCCAGGTCGATACGCTCGCGCGCTCCGCGCATCTGCGGTATCGCGAAGCTCTGAGCGAGGATATCGGCGAGATTCCCGAGGGGCTCTACCCCGGCGACTATCTCAAATCGGTCGGCGCGACGCTCGCCGCCGAACATGGCGACCGCTTCGCCGCTGCGGACGAGGCGGAATGGTTGCCGCTGTTCCGCAGGCAGGCCGTCGCCGCGATGATGGACATGATCCGCGCCGATCTGGCGCTGCTCGGCATCCGCCACGATGTCTTCGCGAGCGAGGCCGAATTGCAGGCCGCCGGCAAGCCGACCGAGGCCGAGGAGTGGCTGCGCGCCAAAGGCTTGGTCTATGACGGCACGCTGGAAGCGCCCAAGGGCAAGGCTCCGCCCGAGGACTGGGAGCCGGTCGAACTGCCGCTGTTCCGTTCGACGGAATTCGGCGACGACCAGGATCGCCCGATCAGGAAATCGGACGGCAAGTGGACCTATTTCGGTGCCGATCTCGCCTATCACTTCCAGAAGGCAGAGAATGCCGATGCGCTGATCGACATCTGGGGCGCCGATCATGCCGGAACGGTCAAGCGGATCAAGGCTGCCGTCGCCGCGCTCACCAAGGGTGCCGGGCGCGACGTGCCGTTCGACGTCAAGCTGATCCAGATGGTCAAGCTGCTGCGCGACGGCGAGCCGGTGAAGATGTCCAAGCGCTCGGGCAATTTCATTACCATCGCCGACATGGTCGAGGAAGTTGGCAAGGACGTGGTGCGCTTCACCATGCTGACCCGCAAGCCCGACGCGCAGATGGAATTCGATTTTGCCAAGGTGGTCGAGGCCAGCCGCGAGAACCCGGTCTTCTACCTGCAATATGCCCATGCCCGCATCCGCTCGACCTTGCGCAAGGCGGGCGTCGCGCCGTCGGCCGACCATCTCGATCTGCTGGGCGCGGACGAACTCGCTCTCGTTCGGGAGGCGGCACAGTTTCCCCGCGTCGTCGAGAGCGCCGCGCAGGCGCGCGAGCCGCACCGCATCGCCTTCTTCCTCGGCGACATCGCCGCCGCCTTCCACAGCTTCTGGAATGCCGGGAACGACGATCCGGCCAAGCGGATCATCCAGTCCGAGAACGAGACACTGACGGCCGCCCGTCTTTTCCTGGCCGACCAGATCGGGCAGGTCATTCGCAACGGATTGTCGATTCTGGGGGTCGAGGCCGTCGAGGAGATGTGACGATGGTTTCGGCGCGGGAATATCATACGCCGCAAGGCGATGCCGCTGCCTATGACGGCGACGAGTTCGCTTTCGAGGACGGGGACGAGAGCCTGCCTTGGCTCGAGGCGGACGATGACGACGTGCCGCAGGGTTTCGACACCACGCGCCTGATCACAATCGCCGTGCTGATGGTCGTCCTGTTGGGCGCGATCGTCGGCGCGATCTGGTGGCTCTCGAACGGCCCCGTCGCCGGCGGTCCCGCGCCCGATGGTTCGATCGTGGAGGCGCCGGAAGCGCCTTACAAGACCGCGCCGGAGGACGAGGGCGGCAAGACCTTTGCCGGGACCGGCGATACCAGCTTCGCGGTCGGCGAGGGGCAGATGCGCGAGGGTCGGCTAGCCGAACTCTCGTCAGCTTCCGACAATGCTGCGCCCGGCATGGACACGCTGACCACTCCGGAAGCCGAGGAAACGCCAAACACAGCGTCGCCTCCGCGCAGCCAGTCGCTGCCGGACGGAACGGCGGTGCAGGTCGGCGCCTATTCCAGCCGCTCGGATGCCGAGGCGGGCTGGGGCACGATCATTCGCCAGACCGACCTGCTGTCTGGTGTCGAGCACCGCATCGTCGAAGGGCAGGCCGATATCGGCCGCGTCTACCGGCTCCAGGCGGTCGGCGGCAGCCGGGAGAACGCGCGGCGGCTGTGCGGTGCGTTGTCGAACGCGGGCATTCCCTGCACGGTCAAGTAGGACGAGCCGGCTGCGCAACGGGCCGGTTTCCACATCGGGGACACGGCTTTATCTTGCGGGCCTTGTGCCAAACTGCGAGTCTGACGGGCGATGACACCCGCGATCTTCGGATTGAGCGGCCCGACGCTGACCGCCGAGGAGCGCGCCTTTTTCGCCGATGCCGACCCGGCAGGCTATATCCTGTTCGCCCGCAATTGCGTCGACAGGGAACAGTTGCGCGCACTCACCGACGATCTGCGAGCGATCAGGGGACGTGACCGGCTGATCGTTTCGATCGATCAGGAAGGCGGCCGTGTCGCGCGCATGAAGCCGCCCGAATGGCAGCGTTATCCCGCAGGCGAGGTGTTCGACCGCCTTTACCGCGTGGCCCCCGCCAGCGCGATTGAGGCGATCCGCGTCAATGCCGAGGCGATGGGCCGCGACCTGGCCGAATGCGGCATCACGGTCGATTTCAACGCCCCGCTCGACGTGCGCCGCGCCTATACCGACGATGTCATCGGCGACCGAGCGCTGGGCAGCGAACCGCTTCAGGTCGCGGCACTCGGCCGGGGAATGCTCGAAGGGCTGGGCCGGGCCGGTATCGTCGGCTGTCTCAAGCATATCCCCGGACATGGCCGCGCGACGGCGGACAGCCACAAGGAAATGCCGGTGGTGCACGCTGTTGCCGCCGAACTGGAAGCCGACATCGCGCCCTTCCGCGCGCTCGCCCACCATCCGCTGGGCATGACCTGCCACCTGATGTTCCCCGCGTGGGATGCCGAGAATCCTGCCACTCAGTCGCCCACTATCATTCGCGACGTGATCCGCGGGGCAATCGGCTTCGACGGGCTGCTGCTGACCGACGATATCGATATGCAGGCACTCGAAGGCAGCGTGCCCGAACGCTCCGAGCGCGCGCTTGCCGCAGGATGCGACATCACGCTCAATTGCTGGGGCCGGATGGACGACATGATCGGCATTGCCGAGCGCAATCCGGCGATGCCCGAAGAGACTGCGCGTCGTCTCGACCGGGTCCATGCTGCCATGGGGACTTCGCAGGAGGGCCTTGAGAGTGCCGAACTGCTCGCCAAGAGAGATGCCCTGCTGACCGCTGCCGGGATCGCGGTGTGAGCGCGGACCTCCTGCCTTTCGCGGGGGAAGAACCTGAGGGCGAGGGGCAGGCGGGGGCAAGCACGGAAGACGGCGCGCTTTATCTCGAGCTCGACGGCTGGGAAGGACCGCTCGACCTGCTGCTCGATCTCGCGCGGCGGCAGAAGGTCGACCTGCGGCAGATCTCGATCCTCGCGCTGGTCGACCAGTATCTCGACTATATCGAGCACGCCGAGGCTTTGAAGCTGGAGCTGGCGGCGGATTATCTCGTGATGGCGGCCTGGCTCGCCTATCTTAAATCCTCGCTCCTGCTGCCGCGCGAGGAGCAGGAGGAGCCCAGCGCCGAGGAACTCGCCCTGCGCTTGCAATTGCGTTTGCAACGCCTCGGCGCGATGCGCGAGGCGGCTGCGCGGCTGATGGCGCGCGATCGCATCGGGCGCGACGTTTTCCTTCGCGGCGCACCCGAAGGGCTCCGCATCGAACGAAAGACGCTGTGGAAGTGCGACCAGTATGCGCTGATCGGAGCCTATGGCCGGGTCAAGGCGCGCACGGCCCCGGCGGTCCACATGGTCCGCGAACGGCCGGTGATGACGCTCGACAGCGCGCTCGATCGCGTTTCGGCGATGCTCGGGGTAACGCTCGACTGGATGGAATTGCGCGAGTTCCTGCCCGCTCATGCCGAGCCGCGCCTGCGCCGTTCGGCTCTGGCATCGAGCTTCGTCGCAGCGCTCGAACTGGCACGCCTCGGGCGGGCCGAACTGCGGCAGGACGAGACTTTCGGCGCGCTGCGCCTCCGCCGAGTGCGCCGATGACCGAGATGGAGCGCGCGATCGAGGCGGCGCTGTTCGCCGCGGAAGAACCGCTGAGCGTGGAGGAACTGGCGCGCTTTCTCGGTGATGCGTCGCATGACGACGTCCGGCAGGGTTTGGAGGCCCTGTCCGATCACTACGCGACGCGCGGCCTGCGAATCGTCGAGCGAGGCCGGCGCTGGCATTTCGAGACCGCACCCGAACTCGCCCATTTCCTGCGCCGCGAACGCCAGCAGGTCCGCAGCCTCAGTCGCGCCGCGACCGAGGTTCTGGCGATCGTCGCCTATCACGAGCCGGTCAGCCGCGCGGAACTCGAATCGATTCGCGGAGTGCAGACATCCGGCGGCACGCTGGACGTTCTGATGGAAGCGGGCTGGATCCGCATCGCGGGGCGGCGGGACGTTCCCGGACGCCCGACGATCTACGCCACCACGCCCGAATTCCTCGATCATTTCGGTCTGGCGAGCCGCCGCGACCTTCCCGGCATCGCAGAGCTTCGCGCGGCAGGGCTGCTCGATCCGGTCGAGGAGGCGTTCGACGCGTTGATTGGCGGCGATGATGGTGGCGACGAGATGTCGGGCGAAGGCGACGAGCGCGGCGGTCCCCACGCTTCTTGACTGGCGCTCGCTCTCAACGACGCCTATATTGCGCGGAACAGTATTCCAAAGGTTCCTCTCCATGTCGCTCGGCCCCTGGCAGCTCATCATCATCGCCATCGTCATCCTCGTCCTGTTCGGGCGCGGGAAGATATCGGAGATGATGGGCGATTTCGGCAAGGGCATCAGCAGCTTCAAGAAAGGCATGAAGGAAGAGGAAGAGGCCAATCGCGAGCCTGCGCCGCGCCTCGAAGGGCCGGCACACGAAGCGAAGCCGGCGTCTCAGGCCACCGCCGATCCGCGCCCGGCCGAGAAATCCGAAACCCGCTCCTGATCCCGGAGTAGCGCCGCGTGTTCGATATCGGCGCCATGGAACTGCTCATCATTGTCGTGGTCGCGATCCTCGTCATCGGGCCAAAGGACATGCCCAAGGCCATGCGCACCGCGGGCCGCTGGATCGGCAAGATGCGGCGCATGTCCAATCACTTCCGCGCCGGCATCGACAACATGATCCGCGAAGCCGAACTGGAAGATGCGGAGAACGAATGGCGGGAGCGCAATGCGCGGATCATGGCGCAGCATCCGGATGCGGCGTCCCGGGTTCGCGAGCCAGAGAACCTGCTGACCGGCCACGAGATGGAACCGCTATCCGGCCCGCCATCGCAAGCCGATCCGGCCTCGGCTGAATCGGCAATCGCCCGTGCAGCCGAGGCCCGGACGAGTGAGGAGCCCGAGCTGCCGCTCGACCCTTCGACGAAACCGCGCGAGAACGAGAGCTGATGGCCCTGATCCGCGATATCGACGAGACCCAGTCGCCGCTGCTCGATCACCTCATCGAACTGCGCGCCCGGCTCGTGCGTTGCGTTCTGGCGCTGGTCATCGCCTTCGCCATCTGTCTTTATTTTGCCGACCCGATCCTCGGCTTCCTCGTTCAACCCCTCAAGAACTCGTTTCCGGATGGACGGGGGCAACTTATCTTCACCAAACTTTACGAGGTGTTCTTCGTGGAGTTGAAGGTGGCGCTATTCGCCGGCTTTTGCCTGAGTTTTCCGGTAATCGCGAACCAGCTCTGGGCCTTCATCGCGCCTGGGCTCTACGCTCGGGAGAAACGCGCTTTTCTCCCGTTCCTGATTGCGACGCCGGTCCTTTTCATGGCGGGTGCAGCGCTGGCTTATTACGTCGTTATGCCGACCGCGTTTCGCTGGTTTCTCGGTTTTGAAGGGGAGGCGGGCGGCCTCGCGATCGAGGCGCTGCCCACGGCGAACGAATATCTCGGTCTCGTGATGCAGTTCATCCTCGCGTTCGGAATGAGCTTTCTGCTGCCGGTGCTTCTGTTGCTGCTGCATCGCGCGGGAATCGTGTCGCGTGCGCAGCTTGCCGGGGCCCGGCGTTATGTGATCGTGCTGATCGTCGCGCTCGCGGCGGTGGTGACCCCGCCTGATCCGGGCTCGCAGATCATTCTTGCGATACCGTTGCTGCTGCTTTTCGAAGGGTCGCTCTTGCTGATGTGGATCACTGATCGGAAGTCCGAAGCGGGGGCCGACTTGTCTTCGTCGGTTTGAACATCGGCTCGGCTTCAATATCGGCAAAATAGACCGTTGGACTCTTACCCGCTCGGCATATCACGAAAGCGGCTGAACTCAGGAAAAAGAGCAAAAAAAACGGGGCCGCGAAGCCCCGTTTTTCTTTGTTATGATCCAGCGATCAGGCGCTGATCGGATCTTCGTCGTCGTCGACGGCGATCACGATGGCACCGATCACGGCGGCAGCCGCGAGAATACCGATGATCACGGACGAGCCGCCACCGAGTTCCGATTCGCCTTCGCTGCTGACGGGAGCCGACACGCGCTCAGCGGCGACGGCCGGGGCAACAGCAAGCGTAACGGCTGCTGCAGCTGCGGAAATAGTTCCCAGTTTCATTTAATCAAACTCCTTCGAGATATTGATCTCTGTTTAATCAGACCCATTGATACGCGGGCCAAAACTACGATGCAAGGGCGAATTCCCTCGATACATCGCGGATGTCGAACCTATGGACTGACGGGATCGTCATCCTCCGAAAGGAGAACGATCGCCGCGGCGACCACGGCAATACCGGCAATGAAGACCAGCGAACTCTCGCCACCGATCCGATTGGCCCCTTCGACCGGGGCGGCTTCGCGCGATGCGATTTGTGCACCGAGCGGAGTCGCCACGAGAGTAAGGGCTGCCATCGGCAAGACGAGACGTCGCGAATTCATGATACCGGTCCAACTCCAATCGAGGGCACGATCATCCTGCCCATTGCGGAAACAATGCTTTAGGTTGGGTTAAAGTGCCCGATCAATCCTGCAATGTTCCCACGACTACGGATTTTGCTATCCGGTGTTGCCAGCGGGCAACGAAACCGTGGCCGATCTATTCTTCGGCGCTGTAGACCCTGACGCCCGCCATCCAGGTCTCGAGCACCTTGGTCTCGCGCAGTTCGGCCGCTTCCACCAAAAGCGGATCGCGATCGACGAGAACGAAATCGGCGCGTTCGCCCGGCACCAGCCGACCGAACCGTCCTTCGGCGAAGCCTGCGAACGCCGCGTCCGCCGTGAAACCCGCCAGAGCCTGCTCCCGCGTCAGGCGCTGCTCTGGCAACCAGCCGCCGAACGGCTCGCCGGAGGCATCGGTCCGCGTGACGGCGGCGGCCATGCCGGGGAAGGGGTTCGGCGATTCGACCGGAGCGTCCGACCCGAAGGCGAGCTTGCCGCCGGCATCGAGGATGCTTTTCCAGGCATACGCGCCCCTGATCCGATCCGGGCCGAGCCGCGCTTCGGCCATGAGGCGATCAGAGGTCTGGTGGATCGGCTGGACCGAGGCGATGATGTCGTGTTCGCCGAAAAGCGGAAGGTCCGCCGGGTCGACGATCTGCGCGTGTTCGATCCGCCACCGCCGGTCGCCCGGATAGCTTTCGGCGATTTCATGAATGGCAGACAGGGCCTCGGCATTCGCGGCCGTGCCGAT
The genomic region above belongs to Qipengyuania spongiae and contains:
- the tatB gene encoding Sec-independent protein translocase protein TatB, which produces MFDIGAMELLIIVVVAILVIGPKDMPKAMRTAGRWIGKMRRMSNHFRAGIDNMIREAELEDAENEWRERNARIMAQHPDAASRVREPENLLTGHEMEPLSGPPSQADPASAESAIARAAEARTSEEPELPLDPSTKPRENES
- the tatC gene encoding twin-arginine translocase subunit TatC yields the protein MALIRDIDETQSPLLDHLIELRARLVRCVLALVIAFAICLYFADPILGFLVQPLKNSFPDGRGQLIFTKLYEVFFVELKVALFAGFCLSFPVIANQLWAFIAPGLYAREKRAFLPFLIATPVLFMAGAALAYYVVMPTAFRWFLGFEGEAGGLAIEALPTANEYLGLVMQFILAFGMSFLLPVLLLLLHRAGIVSRAQLAGARRYVIVLIVALAAVVTPPDPGSQIILAIPLLLLFEGSLLLMWITDRKSEAGADLSSSV